The Rhizobium leguminosarum DNA segment CGGGTTGATGGCCCGTTTATAATCGCTTCGGCCGGGCGCTGCCAGCCAATGGGCGCGCGGAAGTGGGCGTCTCTCCCCTGCGACCAGTCGTCCGCTCCCGCCCTTCGAGGCTCCGGCCTGTGGCCTGCGCACGTCAGGAAGGGCTGGTCGGTCTGCCGTGTGGCCCCCAAAAAAAACGACGCTCATGTCTAATTTCGCTGTGATCGCGACAGGCTTTTTGAGGATCAAGATCCTACGCACGACCTATAATGCGACGGTTATCGGCGAAAGCCCGTTCGATGCCGAGGATGTGGCGCTTCGCAGCTGATTTCTTAATCATATCTGCAAGAAATCGGAGGCGGCCCCATCGGACCGCTTCTTCGTTTCGTATCCAGCAGCGCTGATTAATAATTGTTCAAATCAATTGATGTACCAATTTGATCCGGGGACAGAATTTACATCAAAGGTTTGCTATGGCGTTTCTAGGTATTTCGGGGATGCAATATTCCGGGGAAATGTTTGCTGGCGCGCGTATTATTGTCGCGGAAGATTCCAACGTATTCACGTCGATGATCAGCAAACGCCTCAAGGAGCTGTTCGACATTGACGTCGAGATCTGCCGCACCTTTGAGGACCTGCAGTTTTCCTACGACAAGTCTTCCGATCCGATCACGCTGGCTATCTCGAACATCAACCTGCCCGGCGCCGAAAACGGCGAAGCGCTCGAGTATCTTGTCGATCTTTCCATTCCGACCATCGTCTTTACCGGCACCTTCCATGAAGGCATGCGCGACAAGCTGATGGCCAAGGACATCGTCGACTATATCCTCAAGGACAATATCTTCGCCGTCGACCTTCTGGCGGAATCGATCTGCCGGTTCCTGACCAATCATCGTCACCACGTGTTGATCGTCGACGATAGCGCGACGGCCCGCGCGCTGCTGTCGAGCCGGCTGAAGCGGTATAATTTCCGTGTCAGCGTCGCCGAGAACGGCGGCAAGGCCCTGGAGATACTAAAGGCAAACCGCGATATCGGCCTGATGATCACCGACTACAATATGCCCGACATTGACGGGTTCGAGCTGACGCGGCGCATCCGCTCCAATATCGGCTCGCACGAGCTGCGCATCATCGGCGTTTCCTCCTCGTCGAACCGGCTGCTTTCCGCGCGTTTCCTGAAGGCCGGCGGCAATGATTTCATGCTGCGTCCCTTCATCGACGAGGAGTTCTACTGCCGCGTCAACCAGAACCTTGATACGCTGCTGCAAATCCAGTCGATGCGCAGGGAGCGGGCGGTTGCCTGAGGGCGCTTCCAGTATCATCGCCAGAGAGGCGGAGATGACGGTCGCAGGCCGTCATCGAATTTCTACAATTACAAGTAACGTCGTCATTTGTCCCCTTCACGCGCGCAGGCCTCTCGGTTATCGTCCGCCCCGCCGGGGAGAGGGTCGAGTCGGGGCCACCGGACGCATCGGGGAGTAGCGGCTGTGGCTTTTCAAGCGGATTTTCAGCGAGATGGCATCGGGCTGCGCTCCGGCGGGCTCAAAATACTTCTGGTTGAAGATTCCCGGATGTTTTCCGCCGTGCTTTGCCATCGGTTCCAGACCGAGCTCGGCCTTGCGGCTAAATCCTGTCCGTCGCTGAAGGCTCTTCGCAAAGAACTTGCCGAGGACGGTCACGGCTACACCATGGCCGTCGTCGATCTCAACCTGCCGGATTCGCCCTATGGCGAAGCGCTCGACTGCACGATCGAGCACGATATCCCGGCGATCGTCTTCACCGCGACATTCGATCTCAATACGCGCAACAGGATCATGGAGCGCAATGTCATCGATTACGTGCTGAAGGACAATGAATTCGCGCTCGACAATCTGGTTGCCACCGTCCGGCGGGCGATCTCTAACCGCAAGACGCGGGTGCTCGTCGTCGATGATGTCGTCTCGGTGCGCCAGGTGTTGGTCGACCTCCTGAAGGCGCAGCAATATCTCGTCGTCGAGGCAAATTCGGGGCTCGAGGCGCTGGCCGCACTCGAGGCCTACAGCGATATCGAACTCGTCGTTACCGACCACCATATGCCCGATATGAGCGGCTACGAGCTGACGCGGCGTATCCGCCATCGCTTCGGTTCCGACAGGCTGCGCGTCATCGGCGTTTCCTCCTCAAACGATCGCATGCTTTCGGCGAGTTTCCTCAAGGCCGGCGCCAGCGATTTCGTCTACCGGCCCTTCGTCGCCGAGGAACTGCAATGCCGCATCGCCAACAATGCCGAGACGCTTGCACAGATGCGGCAGCTGAGGGCGGCGGCGGCCTGCGACTACCTGACCGGCCTCTATAACCGCCGCTATTTCTATGACAACGGCCCGAAGCTGGTGAACGAATGCCTGCGGCTGAAGGTGCCGAGTTCGGTGGCCATTCTCGATATCGATCATTTCAAGCGGCTGAACGACACCTACGGCCACGAGATCGGCGACAAGGTGCTGAAGGCTGTCGCAAACAGGCTGTTCACGATCTTCGACGGCAGCGACAATCTTCTCTCGCGGCTTGGCGGCGAGGAATTCGCCATCCTTTTCCCGCAGATGGATTCCCATGCCGCGACCAAGCTTTGCGACGAGATTCGCTCGGACATTTCCCGGCTGAAGGTCACCGCCGACGACGAGGAGCTCGGCGTCACGATTTCGATCGGCATCGCTGAAATCGAGGGCTACGAAACCTTCGAGAACTATCTCAACGCCGCCGACCAGTTCCTCTATATGGCTAAGCACCGAGGCCGTAACCAAGTCTATTCCGACGCCAGGATGACGGAAGAAGCGGCGCAATAAGGTATTCAGGTGAGTCGCCGCCCTTTCATTTCAGGCGGCGCTATCTTTCAAACTCTCAGGCCGCGACCGCCTGTTGACGCGCGGTCGCCATGGTCATCTTGCGCTCGGCGCGCTCCTGCTGCGGCGAGCGATGGTAGAGTTCGCGATAACACTTGGAGAAATGCGAAGCCGAGACGAAACCGCAGGCGACCGCGACCTCGACAACGGGCATCGAGGACTGCACCAGAAGATGGCGGGCGCGGTCGAGGCGGATTTCCAGATAGTAGCGGGCCGGCGAGCGGCCCATCTCCTGGCGGAACAGCCGCTCGATCTGGCGGCGGGAGAGGCCGGCGCCATCGGCGATCTCGATCAGCGACAGCGGCTCGGCCAGATTGCCTTCCATCAGCTCGATGATCGACAGTACCTTGGCGTTCTGCACGCCGAGGCGGGCGCGCAGCGGCAGGCGCTGGCGGTCGTGCGGGTTGCGCACGCGGTCGGTCAGGTGCTGCTCGCAGATGCGGTTGACGAGGCTTTCGCCGAAATCCTCGCCGACGAGGTTGAGCATCATGTCGAGCGAAGCTGTGCCGCCGGCGCAGGTGTAGAGATTGCCGTCGATCTCGTAGAGATCGGCATAGACCTCCGCCTGCGGGAAGGCTTCCGAAAGCCCGGCAGATTTTCCCAGTGGATGGCGCAGCGCTTGCCGTTCAGCAGGCCGGCTTGGGCCAGCACATGCGCGCCCGTACAGAGGCTGCCGACGGCAACGCCGCGATTATAGCATTCGCGCAGCCAGGCATTGACCGATTTATTGTTGAACTGCTCGACATCGATGCCGGAACAGACGAGCACCATGCCGGGCCGGTTTTCGCCGCCGAGGTGGCGGCGCTCCTCGGCGAGCGAGGAATTGGCCTCAACGCCGATGCCGCAGGAGGAGTAGACCTTCTCCCCGTCGAGGGAGGCGAGCCGCCAGGTATAGGCCTGATAGCCGAGCATGCGATTGGCGATGCGCAAGGTGTCCACGGCCGCCGAAAATGGCAGCATGGTGAATTGCGGTACCATAAAGAAGACCAGTGAACGCTTCTTGATCTGCATCCTGTTCATAGCGAAATCCATGCTCGAGGGGCGATGACACATTCGTTGCGCGGATTGCGTCGCGCCGATGTCCTGAAAGCGACACTGGCATGGATAAATGCGGCCGGGAAGAGCAAATATGCGACATTGCCAGAGATCGGGCCGCTCAACCCGCCGAAAGGGGCGTGGGAAGGGCAAAGAACAGGCTTATAGGCATCTGAAATTCAAGATTGAAAACGGCGTGGGAATGACAGTCAGCCCACGAAAAAGGCGGCGTTGCGCTAGGCAGACGCCGCCCTGATCTTGGGAGAAATGTCGCGTTCATTACACGGTCCGGTGTTTGTTGTCGTCCGTGCTCGGCCAGCCGATGTCCTTGCGGATGTCGAAGGGCATGGCTTCGATTTCGCGAGCCGTCTGCCAGCGCGTCCAGGCGAGCACAAGCCTGCGGGCGAAATGCGCCAGATCGAAGCGGCCTTCGCCGGAGGTGAGGGTCTTGCCGGCACCCCGATAAGTGAGCGTGGTCATGTCCGGATCCTTTCTTGGGTCAGGGGCATGGTCTCGATGGGAGGTTTCGTCCATGTCCGTGATCACAATATGGGCCTGCTGAACTCATCATTCAAACGAATAGAGTTTATGGATAACATCAGAGATATTGAATGATCGCCGTGCGCCCGTCGGTCTGAAGAGCTGACCGCTGCGGTGCTGCAAAATGCCAAATCCGCGCACGGCAAGACGACTCGGAACCAAGTCCGCTCCACGCCGTTGCCGCTTCGTACCTGACAATGATGCAAAGGAGGAAACGATGATTTCCGCAGATCAGATCCGTGAACATATGGAAGTGCGGGCTGCCGACGGCACCCATATGGGGACAGTCGACCATCTCGACGGACCCACGCGCATCAAGCTGACGAAGACCGACTCGGAGGACGGCAAGCACCACCTGATCCCGATCGACTGGGTCGATCACGTCGACGCGCATGTTCACCTGTCAAAGAACGCCAGGGATGTCCGCAGCCAATGGGCCACCATTAACTGACCGGCGGTCGGCTGCGGCTTTTGCCGCAGCCTCCTCGCCGTAAGGAGCCTCGCATGGCCAAGCAATTGAAGAGGGGTGACGACGTGAGCTGGGATACCAGCCAGGTAAAGACCGAGGGCAGGGTGGTCAAAAAGCAGACCAGCCAGACGAAGAAGGGCGACAAGGTGAAGGCGTCGGCGGCGGAACCCCAGTATATCGTGGAAAGCGACAAATCGGGAAAGCGGGCCGCACACAAGCGCGAAGAACTCAGGAAACTTTAAGGCCAACTCGTCGCCTCATCACAGGCAGAAGGAGATCGATATGCCAGCCAAGTCCAAGGCCCAGCAGCAGGCGGCGGGCGCCGCACTGTCGGCCAAACGTGGCGAGACGCCCAAGAAGGAGCTCAAGGGCGCCTCCAAGCAGATGGTCGAGTCCATGAGCGAAAAACAGCTCGAGGAATTTGCATCCACCAAAAGAAAGGGCAAACCCGAGCACGCCGCCAAATAGGCGGGGCTGCGATGGCGACGGCATCCGGCTCAGGTCGTCGTGGAATGCATCGAGAAATTCGCGATTTCGTGCGCCTCGGAGACGGCGAAGAGGATCGCGCGCGCGGATGCGTCCGGATCTTTCGCTAGCCAGCGCAATTCGAACGTCACCCCGATGCGGCCATCTTCGGCCTGTCCCAACGAAACGAACAATGCGTAGCATTCAAGAGGTCTCAGCACATCCGAAAGGTCGGGAATATCGGAACTCGAGCCATAGATGACGAGGGTCGCTTCGCGTTCGCAGCGCAGCCAGGTGTCCAGGCGTTTCAGCGGCGACAGCACGATGAAGGCGATGACGGTCGCCACCGTCCCGGTGACGATCTGGCCGCCGCCGAAGCAGAGGCCGACCACCGTCATGAACCATAGGGTTGCCGCCGTGGTGACGCCAGTCATCATGTCGCCGCGCCTGAGGATCACTCCGCCGCCGATGAAGCCGACGCCCGTCAAGACGCCTAGGGGAAAGCGGAGCACGTCCATCTGGGTGAAGAAGCTTAGCGTTTTCCCGTAGGTCGACAGAAGCAGGTTCGCCTGGACCATTGCGATGCAGGCGGCAAGCGCCACGAGGATCGTCGTCCGGAAGCCCGCGGCATGGCCGCCGCGTTCGCGGTCGAGGCCGATGAGACTGCCGGCGATCACCGTCAGCGCGATGCGCGCGGCGATATCCCACCAGCTCGGCGTCAGCGGCATCGCGTCGGTCAGGAACGAAGGCATGTTTCGCTCCGGGTTATATCGCGGGCTTTGCGCTGTTCGCCGGGCATTGATCCTCCTCGGCCACAATGTGTCACGGGTCTAAACGCCATGCTGCGCGGGACGTTCCGCGTTGCCGATGAGCCAAGATTGGCGGTTCGGCTGCGGCGGGTGTATGGATGTTTCGGATGGGGAGAACTTCCCCGTCAGCTATAAGCGCACCGCGCCCAAAACGGAGTGTAGAATTGGCCGTCGCCTTCACCAAGGAAGAGAGTTTCGAAACCGCTTCTGAAACCCTGCTGCCCGATCGTCCGGTTTCGCCGCATCTGAACCTTGTCACGGAGGCGGGGTTGAAGGCGCTGGAATTACAGTTCCAGCAGGCGCGCGAGGCCTATGATGCGGCGAGTGTCATCGAAGATGTGAACGAACGACGGCGGCAGGCGGCGGGACCGCTACGCGACCTGCGCTATCTCGCGGCGAGGCTCCGCACCGCCCAGCTTATGCCTAACCCTGCGTCAACCGACACTGTCGCCTTCGGTAACACGGTGACTTTCAGCCGCGACGACGGGCGCGTGCAGACCTATCGGATCGTCGGCGAGGACGAAGCCGATCCCAAGGCCGGATCGATTTCCTACGTCTCGCCGGTGGCGCGGTTGCTGATGGGCAAGGCTGTCGGCGATGTGGTGGAGACAGGTGGTCAAGAGCTGGAGATCATCGCTATCGCCTAGAGCAGGATGCCGAAAACCGCTCACACTTTTCGGCATCATGCTCTAGAGATTGCGCTTGGCCACCGTGATGACCTCGCGCGTCAGCTCCGCCAGGCGATCGGCGGCGAGGCGGTTTATCTGCCAGTATAGTGGGACATCAAGTGGGGTGTCGGGAACCAATTCGACCAGCCGTCCCGATGCGAGATGTTCGCGGGTGAGCTGGGTCGGGTTCATTCCCCATCCCATGCCCGAAAGGCTCGCCTCGACGAAACTTTGCGGCGACGGCAGCCAATGGGTGGGATAATCGAGATCGTGTCCGAACATGCTGCTTACCCAGCTGCTCTGCAGCCTGTCCTTCTGATTGAAGGTGAGCGCCGGGGCATTGCGGATTGCCTCCGCGGATACGCCGCCCGGAAAGTGGCGTGCCACGAAGTCGGGGGTTGCCGTAGCGTGGTAGCGCAGAATGCCGAGTGCAAATCGCCGGCATCCGCGGACCGGCTTCTCAAGGCTGGTGACGGCTGCGATCACCCGTCCGCGCTGCAACCATTCGGCGGTGTGGTCCTGGTCGTCGACGGCGATGTTCAAGAGATAGGAAGAACTCTTGGCGAAGTTCGACATGGCCTCCACGAACCACGTTCCAAGGCTGTCGGCATTGGTCGCGATTTGAAGCGTCACCCTTTGGCGGGGTTCTTCGGGATCAACGAGAGCCGGCAACTGCCCAAAGAGTTCGGCTTCGAGCATGCCGACATTCTCCATATGGCGGCAAAGCCATTCTCCCTTGTCGGTTGCCGTGCACGGCGCGCCTCTGACGATGAGGACGGTACCGAGACGCTCTTCAAGCTGCTTTACGCGCTGCGAAATAGCGGAGGGCGTGACGTTCAGCACGGTCGCAGCCTTCTCGAAGCTGCCCGTCTGGACGATCGTTGCGACGGCGCGGAGAGCGGGATAATCGAGCATGGATTAGTTTTGCTTACTTCGGGTAAGTCGGATTAATTAGCCTAATTCAAGGGATGGCGATACTGCAACCCCCACCGAAGTCAGGGGCGTTTGCCGAAACGATGAATTTTTCAATCTATGCCACCGGCCTGATGATGGGCCTCAGCCTGATCGTCGCGATCGGTGCGCAGAACGCCTTCATCCTGCGCCAGGGCCTGCGCAACGAACACGTCTTCGCCGTCTGCCTCGCATGCGCGCTCTCCGATGCCGCGCTGATCGTACTTGGCGTGACCAGCCTGCAGCAGATCGCCAGGTTCATGCCCTGGCTCGATCCGGTCATGCGTTATGGAGGAGCGGCGTTTCTCGCCTGGTATGGAGCGAAAAGCCTTTATTCCGCCTTCCGGTCCTCCGCGACTCTTACCGCAGCAGAGGCCAAAACGGCGAGTTTCAGGCAGACACTCGCAACCTGCCTCGCGCTCACCTGGCTCAATCCGCATGTCTATCTCGATACGGTCGTGCTGCTCGGCACGATCTCGACGCGCTATCCCGGTCAACAGGCTTCGTTTGCCGCGGGGGCGGTGACGGGTTCCTTCCTGTTCTTCTTTTCCCTTGGATATGGCGCGACATGGCTGCGGCCGATCTTCTCGAAACCTTCGTCCTGGCGGATGCTGGAAACGCTCGTCGCATTCACCATGTGGATCATCGCGACCAAGCTGCTGGGCGGGATGTGATCGCCGTTCGACCGGCGAGATGGAAATTTGCTGGATCCGGCGGTAAACGGTTCGGTCAGGGGGTGCGGACGATCAGAAGGGCGCGCAAGCTTTTTGATGGACGGATGTTTCCGGATGTGCGCACCCGATGAGGCACGCCGATCCTGCAATCTTCAGCAGCGGTTCGGCTAGCGGCGGAGGCGGCGACCGTCAACTCTATCTTGGGCTGACAATCGGCCAGCAGATGCGATGGAAAACGCCTTAGCTGCCGGAGTGCATGCTCATGGTTCGCATCCCTGCGCCTCTGCGACTTGAACGCGGAAAGGGCCTGTACGATATTCCAGATGCTCATGTTCGACATGTCGGGGCCTCCTTTTGCTGCATCGGCTGCTGACTTCTCGAAATATGGCGAGCGATTGACATTCAATCAAACAAAATGATATGCGGTTATAAATCAGAAAAATTGAAAGATGCGACGATGAGCCTTCCCTTTCGCCGTCCCATTCCGCTGCTTGACAACGACGTGTTGCGCACTTTCGTTGCCATCGCCGAGACAGGCAATTTTTCGACCGCCGCGGAGGCGGTCTTTCGCACGCCGTCAGCGGTGTCGATGCAGATCAAGAAGCTCGAGGAGCAACTAGGCGCTACGCTGTTTTTGCGCGACGCCCGCTCGGTATCGCTGACGCGCCACGGCGAAATGCTGCTGTCTTACGCGCGCAACATTCTGGCACTGTCGAACGAGGCGGTGTCGCGCTTCATCATGCCGGAACTCAGCGGCGTCGTTCGGCTCGGGGCGCCGGAGGATATCGGCGAGCGACTGCTGCCGAGCATCCTGAAGAGTTTCGCCGAGAGTTATCCCGGCATCATGGTCGACGTGACGATCGACATGAGCATGGGGTTGAAGAAGCGCATGGAGGAGCAGCGGCTCGACCTGGCCTTGATCAACTGTGCGACGCGGCCGTTCCCCACAGGTGGCGAGGTGGTGTTTCGCGAGCGGCTGGTCTGGGCCGGCGCCAAGTGCGGTTCGGCGCATCGCCGCGATCCCCTGCCGATCTCGATCTGGGAGGATGGCTGCATCTGGCGCCAAGAGGCTCTCTCCCAGCTCGAACGCAACAAGCGGCACTATCGCGTCGCCTATCTCAGCGGCCACACCATGGCGCAGCGCGCCGCCGTGCTCTCCGATCTCGCCATTGCGCCGCTGCCGCTGTCCTATGTCAATGAGGACATGGCGATACTCGGCCCGCAGGAAGGCCTGCCGGAACTCGGCGCTTTCGATATCCGCCTGCTGACCGCTTCGCAGGTGTCGGGGCCGATCGAGACGGTGGCCGACAGCATTCGCGGCGCCTTCGCCGAGAGAGCGAAGGCGGTCGCCGCCTGATGATCTCGTTCAGGCGTTGAACCTTTTGTCCCCTTGTGCGTTATCGGCGCGAACGGCATAAGGCCCGTTCGGGGTTGATTTCAAACAAGGATATTCGAAATGACGACAACGGCCAAAATTGCCGCAGCCTTGATGGTTCTTCTTGCGCTTTCCTCCTGCGGCAACACGATCCGCGGCATAGGAAAAGATACGGCAAACACCGTGAATGCCACGCAGGATGCGGGCCGCTCGGTTGACCGCGCTGCAAAGAGGTAAAGACCGTTCAGATTCCTGCGGGGATGCCGGATCAAGCATTCCGGGGACCGGATCAATTGTTGACCGGGGACCGGATCAATTAATGACGGGGCCGGATCAACTATTGACCGGGGGATAAGCCTTTTCCAGCCCGCCGGATCGGTCAAGACCGGTCCGGAAGGCCTGATAGGCAGGATGCTGGCTGGAGCGGGCGGTTTCCATCACCCGAATCTGAAGCCGATCCGGCGCATGTTGTCCGAGCCATATTCCGAGATTTTCGAGCTTCAGCGAGTTCAGGAAACGCGATCCGGCTGCGAGATCCAGATGGCGGCGCAGGCCGTCAAGCAGGTTGTCGTCCTGAGCGACGTTTTCCATGAGCAGCGTCAGATATGATTTGTCGGTCTCCGACAGCGCGGCGAGCTTTTCCGCAACGGTATCGCGGTCGGGAAAGGGAACGTTGCCTGTCATCGAATCGTCCATGCTTGATCGTGT contains these protein-coding regions:
- a CDS encoding response regulator, yielding MAFLGISGMQYSGEMFAGARIIVAEDSNVFTSMISKRLKELFDIDVEICRTFEDLQFSYDKSSDPITLAISNINLPGAENGEALEYLVDLSIPTIVFTGTFHEGMRDKLMAKDIVDYILKDNIFAVDLLAESICRFLTNHRHHVLIVDDSATARALLSSRLKRYNFRVSVAENGGKALEILKANRDIGLMITDYNMPDIDGFELTRRIRSNIGSHELRIIGVSSSSNRLLSARFLKAGGNDFMLRPFIDEEFYCRVNQNLDTLLQIQSMRRERAVA
- a CDS encoding diguanylate cyclase; amino-acid sequence: MAFQADFQRDGIGLRSGGLKILLVEDSRMFSAVLCHRFQTELGLAAKSCPSLKALRKELAEDGHGYTMAVVDLNLPDSPYGEALDCTIEHDIPAIVFTATFDLNTRNRIMERNVIDYVLKDNEFALDNLVATVRRAISNRKTRVLVVDDVVSVRQVLVDLLKAQQYLVVEANSGLEALAALEAYSDIELVVTDHHMPDMSGYELTRRIRHRFGSDRLRVIGVSSSNDRMLSASFLKAGASDFVYRPFVAEELQCRIANNAETLAQMRQLRAAAACDYLTGLYNRRYFYDNGPKLVNECLRLKVPSSVAILDIDHFKRLNDTYGHEIGDKVLKAVANRLFTIFDGSDNLLSRLGGEEFAILFPQMDSHAATKLCDEIRSDISRLKVTADDEELGVTISIGIAEIEGYETFENYLNAADQFLYMAKHRGRNQVYSDARMTEEAAQ
- a CDS encoding DUF2171 domain-containing protein; translated protein: MISADQIREHMEVRAADGTHMGTVDHLDGPTRIKLTKTDSEDGKHHLIPIDWVDHVDAHVHLSKNARDVRSQWATIN
- a CDS encoding DUF2945 domain-containing protein, translating into MAKQLKRGDDVSWDTSQVKTEGRVVKKQTSQTKKGDKVKASAAEPQYIVESDKSGKRAAHKREELRKL
- a CDS encoding DUF3008 family protein, with translation MPAKSKAQQQAAGAALSAKRGETPKKELKGASKQMVESMSEKQLEEFASTKRKGKPEHAAK
- a CDS encoding MgtC/SapB family protein yields the protein MPSFLTDAMPLTPSWWDIAARIALTVIAGSLIGLDRERGGHAAGFRTTILVALAACIAMVQANLLLSTYGKTLSFFTQMDVLRFPLGVLTGVGFIGGGVILRRGDMMTGVTTAATLWFMTVVGLCFGGGQIVTGTVATVIAFIVLSPLKRLDTWLRCEREATLVIYGSSSDIPDLSDVLRPLECYALFVSLGQAEDGRIGVTFELRWLAKDPDASARAILFAVSEAHEIANFSMHSTTT
- the greA gene encoding transcription elongation factor GreA; amino-acid sequence: MAVAFTKEESFETASETLLPDRPVSPHLNLVTEAGLKALELQFQQAREAYDAASVIEDVNERRRQAAGPLRDLRYLAARLRTAQLMPNPASTDTVAFGNTVTFSRDDGRVQTYRIVGEDEADPKAGSISYVSPVARLLMGKAVGDVVETGGQELEIIAIA
- a CDS encoding LysR family transcriptional regulator ArgP; protein product: MLDYPALRAVATIVQTGSFEKAATVLNVTPSAISQRVKQLEERLGTVLIVRGAPCTATDKGEWLCRHMENVGMLEAELFGQLPALVDPEEPRQRVTLQIATNADSLGTWFVEAMSNFAKSSSYLLNIAVDDQDHTAEWLQRGRVIAAVTSLEKPVRGCRRFALGILRYHATATPDFVARHFPGGVSAEAIRNAPALTFNQKDRLQSSWVSSMFGHDLDYPTHWLPSPQSFVEASLSGMGWGMNPTQLTREHLASGRLVELVPDTPLDVPLYWQINRLAADRLAELTREVITVAKRNL
- a CDS encoding LysE/ArgO family amino acid transporter, with the translated sequence MNFSIYATGLMMGLSLIVAIGAQNAFILRQGLRNEHVFAVCLACALSDAALIVLGVTSLQQIARFMPWLDPVMRYGGAAFLAWYGAKSLYSAFRSSATLTAAEAKTASFRQTLATCLALTWLNPHVYLDTVVLLGTISTRYPGQQASFAAGAVTGSFLFFFSLGYGATWLRPIFSKPSSWRMLETLVAFTMWIIATKLLGGM
- a CDS encoding LysR family transcriptional regulator, which produces MICGYKSEKLKDATMSLPFRRPIPLLDNDVLRTFVAIAETGNFSTAAEAVFRTPSAVSMQIKKLEEQLGATLFLRDARSVSLTRHGEMLLSYARNILALSNEAVSRFIMPELSGVVRLGAPEDIGERLLPSILKSFAESYPGIMVDVTIDMSMGLKKRMEEQRLDLALINCATRPFPTGGEVVFRERLVWAGAKCGSAHRRDPLPISIWEDGCIWRQEALSQLERNKRHYRVAYLSGHTMAQRAAVLSDLAIAPLPLSYVNEDMAILGPQEGLPELGAFDIRLLTASQVSGPIETVADSIRGAFAERAKAVAA
- a CDS encoding entericidin encodes the protein MTTTAKIAAALMVLLALSSCGNTIRGIGKDTANTVNATQDAGRSVDRAAKR